DNA sequence from the Methylacidiphilum kamchatkense Kam1 genome:
TTTTAAAATATGATTTGCTCTTGTATCATTAATAAATGTAAAGAGATGTAAAGGATTGAAAGGAAATTCAAAAGAAGTCTTGCTCATATTATATTGGGTTTACTATTTTTTTAAAATAAAGTAAATCTAATAAAGATATCGGTAACTATCACCCCACACACAAATTTGGCTTCTTTCTGCTTTTTTTATCTACTTCAGGCTGTATCTTTTTATTAGTTTTTTTTATAACAATATGCTCTTTCTCAGATTGGAAACATGACGCAGGTCGATTTCGAAGCTTGGCTAGTCACGAGGATGTAGAAAAGACTACGATTTGATGGCAAGACTCATTCGGTCATGATCTACTAGTGTGGCTGGTAGCTTAGGCATCTGTTGCTGGCTATGTGTAAGAGGACATATCTAGCCAGTGGAGCAATTCTCCATCGCATTCTCAATGCAGCGATCAATTTATGGAATTTGGTCATGAGTTCTACTGTCTTGAGCCTGTGGTAAGAAAGCTATAGCGGACAAAGGGTAGGGCGAGTGTGCAATCGGCCACGACGGGCTAGCTAGTCAGCTTTTAGTCTATTTAGACAGTATTAAGGAGATCCTTTGGAAACGGAAGATTCTTCAAATAGACCAAAAAGTCTATCTCCAGCATCCCCTAAACCAGGAAGAATAAAACCGTTGGGATTGATTTCACGATCCACACATCCAGTGATAATTTCAACATCGTCAAAGGCCTGCTGGATTTGTTTAATTCCTTCGGGACTTGCGATGCAACAGACGACTCTGATGGATATGGCCCCACAGTCTTTTAAAAATTTAATCGTTTTGACCATGGTATGCCCTGTCGCTATCATAGGATCGAGAATGAAGATATGATGATGGGGCTTTATACTGGGAATTGGCCCATAATAAAGGGTACTTTCTAATGTCTTTTCATTTCTTACGGCTCCTAAAAAAAAGACTTGGGCTTCTGGAATAAGCAACTGAAAACTTTTTAGCATGCCAAGACCCGCACGAAGAATTGGAGTTAGGATGATTTCTTGACCAAAAATAAATGTCGAAGTCTTTTCAAGAGGAGTCTCGATTTCAGTAGGCTCCAAGGAAAGACTTTTAGTGGCAAAGGAAGCTAATATAGAAGAGACTTGATCCATGTAAAGTC
Encoded proteins:
- the upp gene encoding uracil phosphoribosyltransferase; this encodes MSLQIIEHSLLIDRLTRLRDKNTPKSLFGLYMDQVSSILASFATKSLSLEPTEIETPLEKTSTFIFGQEIILTPILRAGLGMLKSFQLLIPEAQVFFLGAVRNEKTLESTLYYGPIPSIKPHHHIFILDPMIATGHTMVKTIKFLKDCGAISIRVVCCIASPEGIKQIQQAFDDVEIITGCVDREINPNGFILPGLGDAGDRLFGLFEESSVSKGSP